CGTGCGCGGCATTGTCGGCATGGCACGCTCGCAATCGCCGAATTCCGCCAATTCGCAATTCTTCATCATGTTCGCGGATGCGCCGCATCTGAACGGGCAGTACACGGTTGTCGGCCATGTCATCAAAGGTATGGATATCGTCGACCAGATCAAGAAGGGCGATCCCGCGAAAAACGGCTTGGTCGATGACCCCGATTACATCGTTTCGGCAACGGTCAGCAAATAAGATCCCGTGCCGAGACCCGGCCCAAGCTTGCAAGGCGTCCCAAAGGGGGCGCCTTTTTCTGTTCCGGTCCCCTTTCCATGCAAAAATGCCTAGGCGAAGCGGGGCGCTTCGTGGCATAGTCGGATCTCAGGCCCGACAAGAGGCCGCGCAGAACGCGCAAAGAACTGGCAGAGCAAAATGGCGCCCTTGCGCGCCCGATATAGGCAGAACATGCAGCAGAAAAACCGGGCGGTCGGTCCGCTGATCTTCTTTTCCATCGCCTTCGTGTTGGCGGCATATTTCACCTTTGCCGCCGTGCAGGGATCTTACGGGATCTTCAAGCGGGTGCAGATCGAGGCCGAAATCACCGACATGACGCAAAAGCGCGACGCACTGCGCGACGAGGTCAAGCGTATGGCGAATCTGACGCATCGCCTGTCGGATGATTATCTGGACCTCGACCTTCTGGACGAGCAGGCGCGCAATATCCTTGGACTGGTGCGTGGCGACGAGGTCGTCATTCGCTAAAGCGCCCGAAATGTGGACATTTTTAGCAACCCGCAAGCTTGCCTTGCGGGTTTTTTGCGTCATCCTTCTCCACATACCATCACTTTATGCCCGCAGAAGACACTGTTGCATATCGCGGTGATTGTCTTTGCAGATGCTTTCCGCTAGAGATGGTTTAATACTGAACTATCCGCTTTTAGGGAGGATGCCTATGGCTGCTCGCAAGAGTTCGGGGACCGCACCCAAGGCTGGTGCGAACGTCTCCAAGGACGAGCTTCTCAGCTACTATCGTGACATGCTGCTGATCCGCCGCTTCGAAGAGAAGGCAGGCCAGCTTTACGGCATGGGGCTGATCGGTGGCTTCTGTCACCTTTACATCGGTCAGGAGGCTGTTGTTGTGGGCCTTGAGGCCGCCGCGAAAGAGGGCGACAAGCGCGTGACCTCGTATCGCGACCACGGGCATATGCTTGCCTGCGGCATGGACGCCAAGGGCGTGATGGCCGAGCTGACGGGCCGCGAGGGCGGCTATTCGAAAGGCAAAGGCGGCTCCATGCACATGTTCTCGAAAGAGAAGCATTTCTATGGGGGCCACGGCATTGTCGGCGCGCAGGTTCCGATTGGCGCAGGTCTTGCCTTCTCGGACAAGTACAAGGGCAATGACAATGTGACCTTCGCCTATTTCGGCGATGGTGCGGCCAACCAGGGTCAGGTTTACGAGACCTATAACATGGCGCAGCTATGGGATCTTCCGGTCGTCTTCGTCATCGAGAACAACCAATATGCAATGGGCACCTCGGTCGCCCGTTCGACCAAATCCCCGGCGCTGTGGAAACGCGGCGAGGCCTATGGCATCTCGGGCGAGGAAGTCGACGGCATGGATGTTCTAGCGGTCAAAGCGGCTGGCGAAAAGGCCGTGGCGCACTGCCGTGCGGGCAAAGGCCCCTATATCCTCGAGGTAAAAACCTACCGTTACCGCGGTCACTCGATGTCGGATCCCGCGAAATACCGCTCGCGCGACGAAGTGCAGAAGATGCGCGAAGAGCGTGACGCCATCGAGCATGTCCGCCAACTGCTGCTGACCGGCAATCATGCCACCGAAGATGACCTGAAGGCCATCGACAAGGACATCAAGGCGATCGTCAACGAGTCGGCTGAATTCGCGAAAGAAAGCCCCGAGCCCGCGCTCGAAGAGCTCTGGACCGACATCTATGCCGACGCGGCACCGCAGAACGCCTGAGAGGGAAGAGAAGAATGGCAACTGAAATCCTGATGCCCGCCCTGTCGCCCACTATGGAAGAGGGCACTCTGGCACGCTGGCTCAAGAAAGAAGGCGATACCGTCTCCGCAGGGGATATCATCGCAGAAATCGAAACCGATAAGGCGACGATGGAATTCGAAGCGGTCGATGAAGGCACGCTGGGCAAGATCCTGATCGAAGAAGGCACCGAGGGCGTGAAAGTGAACACCCCCATCGCGGTTCTTCTGGAAGAAGGCGAATCGGCGGATGATATCGCATCGGCTTCGGCACCTGCGGCAGAGGCAGCCCCTGCCCCGGCTTCGGTTCCCGCCGCTGCCAAAGACGACACGCCGGACACGCCCCTTGCGCCGAATACGACGCCGGATTGGCCCGAAGGCACCGAGATGAAGACCCAGACGGTCCGCGAAGCCCTGCGCGACGCGATGGCCGAAGAGATGCGCGGCGACGAGAACGTCTATCTGATGGGCGAGGAAGTGGCCGAATACCAAGGCGCTTATAAAATCAGCCAAGGTCTTCTGGACGAGTTCGGCTCCAAGCGCGTCATCGACACCCCGATCACCGAGCATGGCTTTGCCGGTATCGCCGTTGGTGCCGCTTTCGGTGGCCTGCGTCCGATCGTCGAGTTCATGACCTTCAACTTCGCCATGCAGGCGATTGACCAGATCATCAACTCGGCGGCGAAAACGCTCTATATGTCGGGCGGCCAGATGGGCGCTCCGATGGTGTTCCGTGGCCCGAATGGTGCGGCAGCCCGCGTGGGTGCGCAGCACAGCCAGGATTACGCCGCATGGTATGCGCAGATCCCGGGCCTCAAGGTCGTTCAGCCCTATTCGGCAGCCGATGCAAAAGGCCTGCTGAAATCGGCAATCCGCGATCCGAACCCCGTCATCTTCCTTGAAAACGAGATCCTCTACGGGAAGTCGTTCGAAGTGCCGGTGATGGATGATTTCACCGTTCCGATCGGCAAGGCGAAAGTCTGGCGCGAAGGTACGGATGTGACCATCGTCTCCTTCGGCATCGGCATGACCTATGCGTTGGAAGCGGCAGAGAAACTGGCAGCAGAAGGCATCTCGGCAGAGGTCATCGACCTGCGCTCGATCCGCCCGCTGGATTATGACACCGTGCTGGCCTCGGTCATGAAGACCAACCGCTGCGTCACCGTGGAAGAAGGCTTCCCCGTCTGCTCCATCGGTAACCACCTGTCGGCTGTCATCATGGAACGCGCCTTCGATTACCTCGATGCGCCCGTGATCAACTGCACCGGTAAAGACGTGCCGATGCCCTATGCCGCCAACCTCGAGAAACTGGCTCTTGTCACCACCGATGAAGTCATCGCTGCGGTGAAAAAAGTCACCTATCGCTAAGGAGATCCAGAGATGGCAACTGAAATCCTGATGCCGGCCCTTTCTCCGACGATGGAAGAAGGCACACTGGCGCGCTGGCTGAAGAAGGAAGGCGACACCGTCGCCTCCGGTGACATCATCGCGGAAATCGAGACCGATAAAGCGACGATGGAATTCGAAGCGGTTGATGAGGGTGTGCTTGGCAAGATCCTTATCGCGGAAGGCACCGAAGGCGTGAAGGTGAACACCCCGATCGCCGTCATGCTGGAAGAGGGGGAAGACGCCTCGGCCATCGAGACCGCCTCGAACCCGGCAGCCCCCGCCAAGGCGGAAGCGCCCGCAGAGGCCCCCAAGGCCGCAGCCGCACCTGCTGCTGCACCCGCACCTGCGGCGCCTGCCAAGGACGGCAAGCGTATCTTCGCCTCGCCGCTGGCCCGCCGTATCGCGGCCCAGAAAGGTCTGGATCTGGCGACTATCGCGGGTTCGGGTCCCAAAGGCCGTATCGTGAAGGCGGATGTCGAAGGTGCGAGTGCCGCGCCCAAGGCCGAAGCCGCCGCTCCCAAAGCCGAGGCGCCTGTCGCCAAAGCAGCCCCCGCTGGCCCCTCTGCCGATGCCGTCATCAAGATGTATGAAGGCCGCGAGTTCGAAGAGGTCAAGCTGGACGGGATGCGCAAGACGATTGCCGCGCGTCTCTCGGAAGCCAAGCAAACGATCCCGCATTTCTACCTGCGCCGCGACATCAAGCTTGATGCGCTGCTGAAGTTCCGCTCGCAGCTGAACAAGCAGCTGGAAGGCCGTGGGATCAAACTGTCGGTGAATGACTTCATCATCAAGGCCGTGGCCCAAGCACTGCAGGCCGTGCCGGATGCGAATGCTGTCTGGGCGGGCGACCGCGTGCTGAAGCTGAAGCCTTCGGATGTGGCTGTGGCCGTGGCGATTGAAGGCGGTCTCTTCACGCCGGTGTTGAAAGACGCCGATATGAAGTCGCTCTCGGCGCTGTCGACCGAGATGAAGGATCTGGCCAAACGCGCCCGCGACCGCAAGCTTGCGCCGCATGAATATCAGGGCGGTTCCTTCGCGATCTCCAACCTTGGCATGTTCGGCATCGATAACTTTGACGCCATCGTGAACCCGCCCCATGCCGGCATCCTCGCCGTGGGTGGTGGTGTGAAAAAGCCGGTGGTGAATGCCGAAGGCGAAATCGAAGTGGCCACCGTGATGTCGGTCACCATGTCGGTCGATCACCGTGTGATCGACGGGGCGCTTGGCGCGGATCTTCTGAAGATCATCGTCGAGAACCTCGAAAATCCGATGACGATGCTGGCCTGATAGGTCAGTGCGGCAGGCGTGCAAACGCCTGCTGTAACAAAAACAAAACGGGCTACCGGTTATGCCGGTAGCCCGTTTTTCATATAGCAAACATCCGCCACGCGGGCTGACGCTCTCACAAATCGTGCTATTTTTCCAAAAGATGATCCATTGATACCGACGGCTGGCTGCAACCGGCATCTCCCACGATGCGGGCGGGCACCCCTGCGACCGTCTTACACGGCGGCACCTCGTTCAACACGACCGACCCTGCCGCGATGCGGGAATTGTCCCCCACCCGAATATTGCCCAGCACCTTGGCACCGGCCCCGATCAATACGCCATTGCCGATCTTGGGATGTCTGTCTTCCTCTTCCTTGCCGGTCCCGCCCAGCGTGACAGAATGCAGCATCGACACATTATCCCCGACCACAGCCGTCTCGCCGATCACGATAGAATGCGCATGGTCGATCATCACGCCCTGCCCGATGCGGGCAGCGGGGTGAATATCGACACCAAACATCTCGGAGGTACGCATCTGGACATAATAGGCCATGTCCTTACGCCCCTCCGACCACAGCCAATGGGCAATCCGGTAGGATTGCAGCGCCTGAAAACCCTTGAAAAACAACAGGGGTTGCATCAGACGGTGGCAAGCCGCGTCGCGCTCGTAAACCGCAACCAGATCGGCACGCGCTGCCGCAATCAGATAGGGGGCCTGCGCATAGGCATCATCCGCAATTTCGCGCAGGATCTGCTCGCTCATTTCGTTCGACGCCAGTTTCAACGAGAACCGGAAAGACAGCGCCCTCTCGAAAGTGGGGTGATGCAAAAGACCGGCATGGATCAGCGATCCAAGAAGCGGCTCGTTCTGAACGGCCGCGCGCGCCTCGGTACAGATCCGCTCCCAGACAGGATCAACGGTGGCAATTCTGACTTGGGGCTCAGCCATGACGTCTCCTTTGCGCAGCAAATGCGGGCTCACCTTCACAGGCATGCTCTAGCACAATACCACATGGAGGCCGACCAGAGATAAACCAAGTGCAAAATAGAGAAAAGTCCTTAACATCGGTCACAAACCTTTCTTTGCCCGCCATCGGATGCCCCGCCCGTCAAAGTCCGAGTGCCAGTCGTGCCGGCAATCCCGCTCCGTAAAGATCACTCAGTTGCGCCACCTCAAGCACCAACGCAGAACCGCTCGCAAGATCGGCCTGACGCTGGGACGCAGTATATATCCAACTCGGTGCCTCAAGCGTAACCTCACGCAGCACGGCACCGGTCTCGGTCAGAAGACGCAGCCTGTATCGTTCATGCAATTCGCCAAGCGGCACCTCCTGCTCCAGCCAGGGATCACCGTTCAGACGCGTACGCCGGACCCAGCCTATACTCCAGTCTTCCGTCGCCTTGGACACCCGCAGATGCGACGGTGCATAGGGGCGCAGGCCATTGCCTTTGAACGCCTCATTCAGATGCACATAGCTCGGGTCGTCATAGCTGCGCCGCGCCGATCCGATACGATAATGGCGGGAAATATTGCGCTGTGCCTGCGCCAGCGTGATCTGATCGAGATTGCCATCAAGTGCCACCACCACCGAACCTTCCGGCCAGATTTCGGGCATCAGCACATCGGTGCCCAGCTGGCCGCGCAACCTCAGGCTCAGATCCCATGTATTATTGCCGACCAGTTCAGCCTGCGCGAACTGGAAGATCTCCCAGTTGTCACTGCTGCCATCGCCGATGGCCATCGCATTCGCTCCGGCCAATAGCTGTTCTTCGCTGGCCGATTGCAGCTCCCCCGAAACAAGCGAAACCCGCAGCGGCGCCCCACGGTCCCATAGCCCCGCGCGGGCTGCATTCAGCGCCCCCAGACTACGCCCGAACGTCGCACGGCGCGTCAGCGTGGCATTCAACTGGTAATCGGCATCACTCACCGCATCGAATACCGCAACCGTTCCGGGCCACGGACTGGCGGTCACCGCCAGATACGGCGTATAGGGCACTTCCTCTCCGGTTAGAAGCGGCAGATCCATGAACTGCGCCGTCACCGGCACAGGCGCGTAAAACCGCGTCGTGGAGACATCCGCCTCGGCCGCATCGGACGGCTCGTAAAGCCCCGCCTCGATCCGGACGGCCTCCATTGTCGCCGCCCCCGCCAGATCGACACGGTCGATCCGGTACCGCTCTTCCTCGATCGCGATGACATCCCCCGCCCCGAGCCCCGTCAAGGAGGGCGGCACCGCGAATTGCACGACATCCCGCGCCATCTGCGCCTCTGCCAGCCAGCGTTCAACCGTGGCCACTGCCTGCGGACGATGCAATGCGGCATTTACCTCACTGGCACTATTGCTGCCCTGATCGGTCTCCTGCGGCGCAATCGCTTCGACCACACGGGTGGCATAGTCTCCCTCTGCCTCGATATAGGACAGCCGCACCCTGCCCGACATCTCCGCCTCGGAAGCACGAATGCGGGTCAGCGTGCTCTCGTCCTCCTGCAAAGCAAAATCCGTATCGGCAAGAACCCGGCTCACCTGACCACTCCGCATGATAAAATGCAGTGCTCCGTCGCGCTCGACCGCATCGAAACCATAGGCCAGCATAAGCGTTTGCAGCATTGCCCGCGGGGACTCCCCCGATTGCGCACTATATCCGCGCACAGAGCCACGCAGCCCCGACACATCCACCGCCGTCACCCCACCCATCGCGCAGATCTCGGCTACAACACGCGCCAGCGGCTGCGCCACCGCGCGACCGGATAGCCAATGCCCGCGCGCGTAATTCTCGGCATCGCTCCAGAGATCGTCACGGGAGGGAAACTCGGGCCAGGGCCGCGCGTCCCAACACCAGACATGCGCCTTGGTCATATCGATCATCGGCCCCTCATAGACCTCGGAAACAGGATTATGCGCCCGGTCCTGCCACCACCCCTCCATCGCCCGCACATATTGCATCTGGATCAGCTCGTCGCGCCGCCCGTTGGAAAAATGGGGCAGCATGGATTCAGAGCTTTTCGGGTCCAGAAACTTGTTGGGCTGGTTGGCCCCCTTATCGATCGCCGCACAGCCATATTCGGTAAACCAGATCGGTTTCATCTGCGGTATCCATGCCGTCGGCTCCTCCGCCCGCAGCCCGTCGATCCGCTCGTAATGACGGTTCTGCCACCAGCTACGGAAATCCTTCGCCCGCCAGATCCAGGGTTCTCCCTCCCCATCGGTGATGGGCGTGCGGATCTGCATCTGCCGATGGAGATCGGTCGCATAATACCAGTCATAGTATTCTCCACCCTCGATATTACTTTGCAGATAGCCCAGATCGTGGATGGCAGGCCATGCCGCATCGGCATGGTTTTCGCCCTCGCGCCAATCGGCAAGCGGCAGATAATTATCGACGCCGACAAAATCGATGGCACTATCTGCCCAGAGCGGATCCAGATGGAAGTAGCGGTTTCCATCCGGCGAATTATATCCGAAATATTCCGACCAATCCGCCGCATAGCCGATTTTACAAGTCTCGCCCAGAATAGCGCGAACGTCATTTGCCAGACGGCGCAAGGCTTCGACGGCAGGAAACCCGTCCTCGGCATCACGAATCTGGGTCAGGGCGCACATTTCGGTGCCCACGCAAAACGCATCTACCCCACCCGCTTGCGCGCAAAGATGGGCATAGTGCAAAATGAAACGGCGCATAGACCATTCTTCGGCACCACTATAGCGCAGCGTCATCCCCTCCGGCGAGAAGGCTTCTGGTGCGGCCTCCCCGAAAAAGGCCGCAACGTCCTGCGCGGCAGCCGCGCTACGATCGGTCGAGCCCTCCAGTCCGGGGGCGATGTCTGTCGTAATTCGTCCGCGCCACGGCAAAGCGGGCTGTTCCTCGGTCGGCGACCACGGATTGGGACGTGCATTGCCCGCGATCTGCTCCATCAGGATGAAGGGATAGAAGGTCACGAATTTTCCCGCAGCTCGCAAGGCCCGGATGGCCTCGATCACCGCAGCATCGGCGGGCGTGCCCCCATAAAGATCGCCCTCGGCGGTATGGGCAACCTTTCCGGCCTCGGCGCGCCCCACCCCCGAGACAGACCATGCCATATTTTTCCCGTCTCCTGCGGTTTCATTCACCCGCGGGCGGATCTTGCACTGACCCGCGCGCAGGTCATCACCAAACCACGACACCACAAGGGAAACGGCTTCGCAATTCGGCAGATCACCATTCAGTGCCGCGAGAGAGGTCGCGAAATCACTAAGCCCGCCCGGGGCGCTCTGGTTCATGACCTTGCTTGAGCCTCCCTCTTCTCCCGCAAAATAAACAGGGGTCGTCGCCAGAGAATACTCGCCCGTGCCGGGAATAAGCGCGA
The sequence above is drawn from the Thioclava sp. GXIMD4216 genome and encodes:
- a CDS encoding septum formation initiator family protein → MQQKNRAVGPLIFFSIAFVLAAYFTFAAVQGSYGIFKRVQIEAEITDMTQKRDALRDEVKRMANLTHRLSDDYLDLDLLDEQARNILGLVRGDEVVIR
- the cysE gene encoding serine O-acetyltransferase; the protein is MAEPQVRIATVDPVWERICTEARAAVQNEPLLGSLIHAGLLHHPTFERALSFRFSLKLASNEMSEQILREIADDAYAQAPYLIAAARADLVAVYERDAACHRLMQPLLFFKGFQALQSYRIAHWLWSEGRKDMAYYVQMRTSEMFGVDIHPAARIGQGVMIDHAHSIVIGETAVVGDNVSMLHSVTLGGTGKEEEDRHPKIGNGVLIGAGAKVLGNIRVGDNSRIAAGSVVLNEVPPCKTVAGVPARIVGDAGCSQPSVSMDHLLEK
- a CDS encoding glycoside hydrolase TIM-barrel-like domain-containing protein; amino-acid sequence: MATILLGAAGAAIGGGFGGTVLGLSGAVIGRAVGATLGRAIDQRLLGTGSQSVETGKVSQFRLSSASEGTPVPMVWGGMRVAGQVIWATRFREHASTKKSGKGTGTTVSTTSYSYSVSLALALCEGEILRVGRIWADGQILDTAGLDFRVYTGAEDQEPDAKIQAVEGADAAPAYRGIAYVVFEDLALAPFGNRVPQLTFEVFRAAAPSVPQEIAGFEGCVRGVALIPGTGEYSLATTPVYFAGEEGGSSKVMNQSAPGGLSDFATSLAALNGDLPNCEAVSLVVSWFGDDLRAGQCKIRPRVNETAGDGKNMAWSVSGVGRAEAGKVAHTAEGDLYGGTPADAAVIEAIRALRAAGKFVTFYPFILMEQIAGNARPNPWSPTEEQPALPWRGRITTDIAPGLEGSTDRSAAAAQDVAAFFGEAAPEAFSPEGMTLRYSGAEEWSMRRFILHYAHLCAQAGGVDAFCVGTEMCALTQIRDAEDGFPAVEALRRLANDVRAILGETCKIGYAADWSEYFGYNSPDGNRYFHLDPLWADSAIDFVGVDNYLPLADWREGENHADAAWPAIHDLGYLQSNIEGGEYYDWYYATDLHRQMQIRTPITDGEGEPWIWRAKDFRSWWQNRHYERIDGLRAEEPTAWIPQMKPIWFTEYGCAAIDKGANQPNKFLDPKSSESMLPHFSNGRRDELIQMQYVRAMEGWWQDRAHNPVSEVYEGPMIDMTKAHVWCWDARPWPEFPSRDDLWSDAENYARGHWLSGRAVAQPLARVVAEICAMGGVTAVDVSGLRGSVRGYSAQSGESPRAMLQTLMLAYGFDAVERDGALHFIMRSGQVSRVLADTDFALQEDESTLTRIRASEAEMSGRVRLSYIEAEGDYATRVVEAIAPQETDQGSNSASEVNAALHRPQAVATVERWLAEAQMARDVVQFAVPPSLTGLGAGDVIAIEEERYRIDRVDLAGAATMEAVRIEAGLYEPSDAAEADVSTTRFYAPVPVTAQFMDLPLLTGEEVPYTPYLAVTASPWPGTVAVFDAVSDADYQLNATLTRRATFGRSLGALNAARAGLWDRGAPLRVSLVSGELQSASEEQLLAGANAMAIGDGSSDNWEIFQFAQAELVGNNTWDLSLRLRGQLGTDVLMPEIWPEGSVVVALDGNLDQITLAQAQRNISRHYRIGSARRSYDDPSYVHLNEAFKGNGLRPYAPSHLRVSKATEDWSIGWVRRTRLNGDPWLEQEVPLGELHERYRLRLLTETGAVLREVTLEAPSWIYTASQRQADLASGSALVLEVAQLSDLYGAGLPARLALGL
- a CDS encoding pyruvate dehydrogenase complex dihydrolipoamide acetyltransferase, translated to MATEILMPALSPTMEEGTLARWLKKEGDTVASGDIIAEIETDKATMEFEAVDEGVLGKILIAEGTEGVKVNTPIAVMLEEGEDASAIETASNPAAPAKAEAPAEAPKAAAAPAAAPAPAAPAKDGKRIFASPLARRIAAQKGLDLATIAGSGPKGRIVKADVEGASAAPKAEAAAPKAEAPVAKAAPAGPSADAVIKMYEGREFEEVKLDGMRKTIAARLSEAKQTIPHFYLRRDIKLDALLKFRSQLNKQLEGRGIKLSVNDFIIKAVAQALQAVPDANAVWAGDRVLKLKPSDVAVAVAIEGGLFTPVLKDADMKSLSALSTEMKDLAKRARDRKLAPHEYQGGSFAISNLGMFGIDNFDAIVNPPHAGILAVGGGVKKPVVNAEGEIEVATVMSVTMSVDHRVIDGALGADLLKIIVENLENPMTMLA
- the pdhA gene encoding pyruvate dehydrogenase (acetyl-transferring) E1 component subunit alpha is translated as MAARKSSGTAPKAGANVSKDELLSYYRDMLLIRRFEEKAGQLYGMGLIGGFCHLYIGQEAVVVGLEAAAKEGDKRVTSYRDHGHMLACGMDAKGVMAELTGREGGYSKGKGGSMHMFSKEKHFYGGHGIVGAQVPIGAGLAFSDKYKGNDNVTFAYFGDGAANQGQVYETYNMAQLWDLPVVFVIENNQYAMGTSVARSTKSPALWKRGEAYGISGEEVDGMDVLAVKAAGEKAVAHCRAGKGPYILEVKTYRYRGHSMSDPAKYRSRDEVQKMREERDAIEHVRQLLLTGNHATEDDLKAIDKDIKAIVNESAEFAKESPEPALEELWTDIYADAAPQNA
- a CDS encoding pyruvate dehydrogenase complex E1 component subunit beta, which encodes MATEILMPALSPTMEEGTLARWLKKEGDTVSAGDIIAEIETDKATMEFEAVDEGTLGKILIEEGTEGVKVNTPIAVLLEEGESADDIASASAPAAEAAPAPASVPAAAKDDTPDTPLAPNTTPDWPEGTEMKTQTVREALRDAMAEEMRGDENVYLMGEEVAEYQGAYKISQGLLDEFGSKRVIDTPITEHGFAGIAVGAAFGGLRPIVEFMTFNFAMQAIDQIINSAAKTLYMSGGQMGAPMVFRGPNGAAARVGAQHSQDYAAWYAQIPGLKVVQPYSAADAKGLLKSAIRDPNPVIFLENEILYGKSFEVPVMDDFTVPIGKAKVWREGTDVTIVSFGIGMTYALEAAEKLAAEGISAEVIDLRSIRPLDYDTVLASVMKTNRCVTVEEGFPVCSIGNHLSAVIMERAFDYLDAPVINCTGKDVPMPYAANLEKLALVTTDEVIAAVKKVTYR